The Neobacillus sp. OS1-2 genome includes a window with the following:
- the helD gene encoding RNA polymerase recycling motor HelD yields MSAKEQVSIRDHKDYQTEVERLEFTKEYIRTVLEISKGNKEFFLENVKQALADLDPQDSSTSYTDLLANARFLELAESELKRLESVIGKPYFSRIDFTSDSTNKEEVLYIGKVSLFDRVSQEPIIVDWRSPIANVYYDGRLGDVSYEAYGETQTGYLALKRQYEIVDGLLKDIRDIDLTTHDELLQKSLSGKADNRLTEIVATIQNEQNEVIRASLKHPIIVQGAAGSGKTTIALHRISYFLYSFGIRFPPEKLMILAPNRLFIDYISAVLPELGVNKINQTTFIDFMKSCLGKKIKLFSPNTKLIKLLESKGTSKSLQWVSSFKGSLEFKAVMDNYLKEIEGNLAPIEDFRVEKSILLKGQKLKKLFLREYTYLPIYKRISKLKSLLEDDLKKKKSIMLAKLNKKYDDALDQVLYSKRLDSERRKQKVTMLMDRKEERLKQVEQEAKTAVKKYMEPLVMKDIFTLYKELMSSPELIKKHSTTLTDQQCTLLSSFCQKIFARGAYELEDLAPLFYMKAKLEGIEEKYKMRSIFIDEAQDYSYFQFAALKEGFETDLFTIVGDLAQGIHSYRGLNSWAPVLTDIFPNANYQTLQKSYRTTVEIMNLANDILQLLEQDLPKVEPVIRHGQKPLFIPIDPTNLEQVRLRLERNLALLKEEGLHSIAIIGRTDKESQRVHEILKSSQFPIQLVVEKEDMKKGHIAILPSYLSKGLEFDAVLIVCLEEPYAKVDLDIKLLYVAMTRPMHRLYLYGGGPSDFLLHFADDGNFET; encoded by the coding sequence ATGAGTGCCAAAGAACAAGTGTCTATCCGTGACCATAAAGACTATCAAACAGAAGTGGAGCGCTTAGAGTTTACTAAGGAATACATTCGAACTGTGTTAGAGATTTCTAAGGGAAATAAAGAATTTTTCCTTGAAAATGTGAAACAAGCGTTGGCTGATTTGGACCCTCAGGATAGTAGTACGAGCTATACGGACCTTCTAGCGAATGCAAGATTTCTTGAATTAGCTGAAAGCGAACTAAAACGACTGGAAAGCGTGATCGGCAAACCCTATTTTTCAAGGATTGATTTTACGAGTGATAGTACGAATAAGGAAGAAGTTTTGTACATAGGCAAGGTATCCTTGTTTGACCGTGTGTCCCAGGAGCCTATTATCGTGGATTGGAGGTCACCGATTGCCAATGTCTACTATGATGGCCGGCTGGGAGATGTGTCATATGAAGCCTATGGGGAGACACAAACCGGTTACCTGGCATTAAAGAGGCAGTATGAAATCGTCGATGGATTATTAAAGGATATCAGGGATATCGATTTGACAACACATGATGAACTTTTGCAGAAATCACTGTCAGGTAAAGCAGACAATCGATTGACAGAAATCGTTGCCACTATTCAAAATGAGCAAAATGAAGTGATCCGGGCATCATTGAAGCACCCCATTATCGTTCAAGGGGCCGCCGGAAGCGGGAAAACAACCATCGCACTCCATAGAATATCCTACTTTCTCTATTCCTTCGGGATTAGATTCCCTCCAGAAAAATTAATGATTCTCGCTCCTAACCGGCTGTTTATTGATTATATATCTGCCGTATTACCGGAATTAGGAGTAAACAAAATAAATCAAACCACCTTTATCGATTTTATGAAAAGTTGCTTGGGGAAGAAGATAAAACTATTTTCTCCCAATACGAAACTTATCAAACTCCTTGAAAGTAAAGGAACATCGAAATCGCTCCAATGGGTTTCCAGTTTTAAGGGATCACTCGAATTTAAGGCAGTAATGGATAATTATCTAAAGGAAATAGAAGGAAATCTTGCACCTATAGAGGATTTTAGAGTAGAGAAATCCATTCTATTGAAAGGCCAAAAGCTTAAAAAGCTATTTTTAAGAGAATATACATACTTACCAATCTATAAAAGGATCAGTAAACTAAAATCCTTATTAGAAGATGATTTGAAAAAGAAGAAATCCATTATGCTTGCGAAATTGAATAAAAAATACGATGATGCCCTAGACCAGGTCTTATACAGCAAGAGGCTCGATTCGGAAAGAAGAAAGCAAAAAGTGACCATGCTGATGGACAGGAAAGAAGAAAGATTGAAGCAGGTGGAGCAGGAGGCAAAGACAGCAGTAAAAAAATATATGGAACCGCTGGTCATGAAAGATATTTTTACCCTATATAAGGAATTGATGTCTTCACCGGAATTGATCAAAAAGCATTCCACTACCCTTACGGATCAACAATGTACACTCTTAAGTTCGTTTTGTCAGAAGATCTTTGCCAGAGGGGCATACGAACTGGAGGATTTAGCCCCATTATTTTATATGAAGGCAAAATTGGAAGGGATTGAGGAAAAGTATAAAATGCGGAGTATCTTTATTGATGAAGCCCAGGATTACAGCTATTTTCAATTTGCCGCCTTAAAGGAAGGCTTCGAAACCGACTTATTTACCATTGTGGGTGACTTAGCACAAGGAATTCATTCCTATCGTGGCTTAAATAGTTGGGCTCCGGTATTGACCGATATCTTCCCAAATGCGAATTATCAAACCTTACAAAAAAGCTATCGAACCACCGTTGAAATTATGAATTTGGCTAATGACATCTTGCAGCTGCTAGAACAAGACTTACCAAAGGTAGAGCCGGTCATTCGCCATGGTCAAAAACCGTTGTTTATACCCATCGATCCTACGAATCTAGAACAAGTTCGGTTGCGATTAGAACGGAATCTTGCCTTATTAAAAGAGGAAGGGCTTCACTCCATTGCTATCATTGGCCGAACAGACAAAGAATCTCAAAGAGTCCATGAAATCCTAAAAAGTAGTCAATTTCCGATTCAATTAGTGGTGGAAAAGGAAGATATGAAGAAGGGGCATATCGCGATTTTACCTTCTTATTTATCGAAGGGGTTGGAATTTGATGCCGTGTTGATTGTATGCTTGGAAGAACCGTATGCAAAAGTCGATTTGGATATCAAATTGTTGTACGTGGCGATGACAAGACCGATGCATCGATTGTATTTATACGGGGGTGGACCATCGGACTTTTTATTACATTTTGCGGACGATGGTAATTTCGAAACGTAA
- a CDS encoding enoyl-CoA hydratase, with product MSLKVGDIITFERTFTVRDVELFTEISGDEGIHHMTPDEQGRLVIQGLLTATLPTKVGGDANVLARTMHFEFLRPVFTGDTIICAVKIEKYERQENNRTAINATFLCKNQNEKEVLEGDFSGVIL from the coding sequence ATGTCATTAAAGGTAGGGGACATCATTACGTTTGAACGGACTTTTACAGTAAGGGATGTTGAATTATTCACAGAGATTTCAGGTGATGAAGGGATCCATCATATGACTCCAGATGAACAGGGTAGGCTTGTCATTCAAGGGTTATTAACGGCAACCCTACCAACAAAAGTAGGTGGGGATGCTAACGTGCTGGCCCGGACGATGCATTTCGAGTTTTTAAGACCTGTGTTTACGGGGGATACTATCATTTGTGCGGTAAAGATTGAAAAATACGAGAGGCAAGAAAATAATAGAACAGCTATTAACGCAACCTTTTTATGTAAAAATCAGAATGAAAAAGAAGTATTAGAAGGTGATTTTTCAGGTGTCATACTTTAA
- the tnpA gene encoding IS200/IS605 family transposase, with translation MKSLIKYKSNNNVVYSCKYHVVWCPKYRRNVLIDGVDDRLKSIILDVAGETRSEVIEMEIMPDHVHLLVECDPQFGINKLIRMMKGRSSRYLRSEFPWLKSRIPSLWTNSYFVSTVGGTTLEVVKQYIENQKGV, from the coding sequence ATGAAAAGTCTAATAAAATATAAAAGCAATAATAATGTAGTATATTCATGTAAATATCATGTGGTTTGGTGCCCGAAATATAGAAGAAATGTCTTAATAGACGGAGTAGATGATAGGCTTAAATCTATTATTTTAGATGTGGCAGGGGAGACTCGTTCTGAAGTGATTGAAATGGAAATAATGCCTGATCATGTACATCTCCTTGTTGAATGCGACCCACAGTTTGGAATTAATAAACTTATTAGAATGATGAAGGGAAGAAGTTCCCGTTACTTACGAAGTGAATTCCCATGGTTGAAAAGTAGAATTCCTTCCTTATGGACCAACAGCTATTTTGTTTCCACTGTTGGCGGTACAACACTTGAAGTGGTGAAGCAATACATAGAAAACCAAAAAGGGGTGTAA
- a CDS encoding transposase: protein MATSKDRTPSFVATIRLKTDSREEKQLLVLSDCARQLYNACLGECLKRLKKIQSTELYKETIKLSKTTEADIEKRRANFKYLNETFRFTDASIQSFGTKTKNDSVFIAEHLGTHVCQKISTRAFKATQKFAFKQAKKVRFKRKGESVSIEGKNNRTYLTYSNGYVFIGKKLTLRCLFDPKDKWTEHALQQKVKFCRIIKKEVKGKNRFYVQLILEGYPYRKYELGKEKIGLDIGPSTIAMVGESKAELKEFCDEVVLLDKEKRRINRKMDRQRRANNPGNYQDNGVVKKGRKKWIHSHRYIKTRSEHRELERRIKEVRKQLHGRDTNQILQRASFIQTEKLSYKAFQKMFGKSIGRKAPSMFITMLKRKVKSQGGKLREFPTYSTKLSQTCHCGIIKKKSLKKRWHKCECGVVAQRDLYSAFLARYVTPSNSVDIQKAKEDWIHFSEVLNECVSKLERMKSERKFISTFGI from the coding sequence ATGGCAACATCAAAAGATAGAACTCCCTCATTTGTCGCGACGATTCGATTGAAAACGGATTCAAGGGAAGAGAAGCAGCTTTTGGTGTTGTCTGATTGTGCAAGGCAGCTATACAACGCCTGCCTTGGCGAATGTTTGAAAAGACTTAAGAAGATTCAAAGCACGGAATTGTACAAGGAAACGATTAAACTTTCAAAAACGACTGAAGCAGATATAGAAAAGCGCAGAGCAAATTTTAAATATCTCAATGAGACATTCAGATTTACCGATGCCTCCATCCAGTCATTTGGAACGAAAACGAAAAATGATTCCGTATTTATTGCAGAACATTTGGGAACGCACGTGTGCCAAAAAATCTCTACCCGCGCCTTTAAAGCCACTCAGAAATTTGCATTTAAGCAAGCAAAAAAAGTGAGGTTTAAACGTAAAGGTGAGTCTGTATCAATTGAAGGGAAAAATAATAGGACGTATCTAACCTACTCGAACGGATATGTTTTCATTGGGAAAAAACTTACATTGAGGTGTCTATTTGATCCGAAAGATAAATGGACAGAGCATGCCTTACAGCAGAAGGTGAAATTCTGTAGGATTATAAAAAAAGAAGTAAAAGGGAAAAACCGTTTTTATGTTCAATTAATCTTGGAAGGATATCCCTATCGTAAATATGAATTAGGAAAAGAAAAGATTGGACTAGACATTGGCCCCTCCACGATTGCGATGGTAGGGGAATCGAAAGCAGAACTAAAAGAGTTTTGTGATGAAGTGGTGTTACTAGATAAAGAAAAAAGAAGAATAAACCGCAAAATGGATAGGCAGCGAAGAGCCAATAATCCAGGTAATTATCAGGATAATGGGGTAGTTAAAAAGGGAAGAAAGAAATGGATTCACTCCCATCGATATATAAAGACTCGTTCAGAGCATCGCGAATTAGAACGTAGAATCAAAGAAGTGCGGAAGCAGCTTCATGGGCGGGACACGAACCAAATCTTACAGCGCGCTTCTTTTATTCAAACGGAAAAATTATCTTACAAAGCCTTTCAAAAAATGTTTGGAAAAAGTATTGGCAGAAAGGCGCCAAGTATGTTTATTACCATGTTAAAACGTAAAGTGAAATCGCAAGGTGGGAAACTACGGGAATTTCCCACCTACTCTACGAAACTTTCTCAAACCTGTCACTGTGGAATCATCAAGAAGAAGTCACTCAAGAAAAGATGGCATAAATGTGAGTGCGGTGTAGTAGCCCAACGTGATTTATACAGTGCCTTTTTAGCCAGATATGTAACCCCATCCAATTCAGTTGATATCCAAAAGGCCAAAGAGGATTGGATTCATTTCTCCGAAGTGTTGAATGAGTGTGTTTCGAAGTTGGAAAGAATGAAATCGGAAAGAAAGTTTATTTCAACATTTGGAATCTAA
- a CDS encoding DNA alkylation repair protein — protein MDFEMVMQELEALGKERMKKMYISNGAHEPLFGVATGAMKPIAKKIKKNQPLAEQLYATGNYDAMYFAGIIADPMAMTEADFDRWIDAAYFYMLSDNVVAVTLAETDIAQEVADKWIASGEELRMSAGWSCYCWLLGNRPDSEFSATKLASMLDLVEKTIQDSPDRTKSAMNNFIYTVAVSFVPLHDQAVATAKAVGPVEIKRDKKKSSILLASENIQKEIDRGRLGFKRKYVRC, from the coding sequence ATGGATTTCGAAATGGTTATGCAGGAACTGGAAGCGCTCGGCAAGGAACGAATGAAAAAGATGTACATAAGTAATGGCGCACATGAGCCGCTTTTTGGGGTGGCTACAGGCGCAATGAAGCCGATCGCAAAGAAAATCAAGAAAAACCAGCCTTTGGCCGAGCAGCTTTACGCCACAGGCAATTACGATGCTATGTATTTTGCCGGCATTATTGCGGACCCAATGGCAATGACGGAGGCGGATTTTGACCGGTGGATAGATGCGGCGTATTTTTATATGCTGTCCGATAATGTGGTTGCGGTAACTTTGGCAGAAACCGATATTGCCCAAGAGGTTGCCGATAAATGGATAGCAAGTGGTGAAGAACTTAGAATGTCGGCAGGCTGGAGTTGTTACTGCTGGCTTTTAGGTAATCGCCCGGACAGTGAATTTAGCGCAACCAAGTTGGCCAGTATGCTCGATTTGGTGGAAAAGACGATTCAGGATTCCCCTGATCGAACAAAATCTGCCATGAATAATTTTATCTACACGGTCGCGGTTTCCTTTGTACCACTCCATGATCAGGCGGTTGCAACCGCAAAGGCAGTAGGCCCAGTGGAAATCAAGCGTGATAAGAAAAAAAGCAGCATCCTGCTTGCTTCCGAAAATATTCAAAAGGAGATAGATAGAGGGAGACTCGGTTTCAAACGTAAATATGTAAGGTGTTAA
- a CDS encoding polysaccharide pyruvyl transferase family protein: protein MRLLYLGYLGFNNIGDEVCYEAFLQAMNEWSPKPHTISTFPLSSGKSLKDFYNESPFDAVILGGGSLLQGNLFLTLAEEAIQMRIPLYCYGTGIDYLSEEAIASYSDQNKYTPHSFFNNREIDQDRIKHVIEKATYSGLRGPITNWFINGLAPDTVHYSIIGDPGLIFNPPVDHYIRDNYFLDLNRKMVAVNWGTTYNRLFGSDESALKLQLIESCNYLISKGYHIVIFPMWDKDLIYCKELYESINNRKEVTLINEICTATQIFHFLAGCHFSINLKLHANILSAASLTPFIQLAYRSKGFDFAASINQLDNTVSTSIPSLVNYIKMKEETIHTQQAITILKEEKMNVQKEHQSFIMRFF, encoded by the coding sequence ATGAGACTGTTGTATCTCGGATACCTGGGATTCAATAATATTGGCGATGAAGTATGCTATGAAGCATTTTTACAAGCTATGAACGAATGGTCACCTAAACCGCATACTATTTCTACTTTTCCCCTATCATCCGGTAAATCCCTAAAGGACTTTTACAATGAGAGCCCTTTTGATGCCGTTATTTTGGGTGGCGGTTCATTACTCCAAGGAAATCTGTTCTTAACTCTTGCTGAAGAAGCGATTCAAATGCGGATACCGCTTTATTGTTATGGGACAGGCATTGACTATTTAAGTGAGGAGGCTATTGCCTCTTATAGCGATCAAAATAAATATACTCCACATTCATTCTTTAACAACAGGGAAATTGATCAAGATCGGATTAAACATGTGATTGAAAAGGCAACATACTCCGGTCTAAGAGGCCCCATAACAAACTGGTTTATTAATGGACTTGCTCCAGATACCGTCCATTATTCCATTATTGGAGACCCAGGATTAATTTTTAATCCACCCGTTGACCACTATATTAGGGACAATTATTTTCTCGATTTAAACAGAAAAATGGTCGCAGTTAATTGGGGCACCACTTACAATCGTTTATTTGGCTCCGATGAGTCAGCATTAAAGTTGCAGCTTATTGAAAGCTGTAACTATCTTATTTCAAAAGGGTACCACATCGTTATTTTCCCTATGTGGGATAAGGATTTAATCTATTGTAAAGAGTTGTATGAAAGCATCAATAACCGGAAAGAAGTAACCCTAATCAATGAGATTTGCACAGCCACACAAATTTTCCATTTCCTGGCGGGTTGTCATTTCTCTATTAACCTTAAACTCCACGCCAATATATTATCCGCTGCAAGTCTTACACCCTTTATCCAATTAGCGTATCGTTCTAAAGGATTTGACTTCGCCGCTTCCATTAACCAACTGGACAATACGGTGAGCACTAGTATCCCATCGCTTGTGAATTATATCAAAATGAAAGAAGAAACGATTCATACCCAACAAGCAATCACTATTTTAAAAGAGGAAAAAATGAACGTGCAAAAGGAACATCAATCGTTTATTATGCGTTTTTTCTAA
- a CDS encoding glycosyltransferase — MLFRRVRLLFITKNWMNGIERNTYYLTEALKKRMVVEVWEEPGDINDILATIHFKPDFILLNDIRPTRCPEITGLKDCPIPFGIIMHDLHYQMEARKQFVEQNNVQYIFTHYRDAFLSGYPEYKDRMIWLPHFVNIDVFKDYQLPKTLDFLMMGVVLESVYPLRDRILQQLREDPHFTYHPHPGYLHESYDENQFLVGTRYAKEINQSKIFFTCDSIYHYPLMKYYEVLACNTLLLAPSSAELFDLGFVPGVHYIDINEENFIEKAFYYLQNYQTKGKAIAKNGYKMVRKKHSVTVRAKQLEKQFKKIIAKQKEEKRK, encoded by the coding sequence ATGCTCTTTAGAAGGGTCCGATTACTATTTATTACGAAGAATTGGATGAATGGAATTGAACGTAATACCTATTACTTGACGGAAGCGCTAAAAAAAAGGATGGTCGTAGAAGTTTGGGAGGAACCAGGTGATATTAACGATATTCTTGCAACTATTCATTTCAAACCTGACTTTATCTTATTAAATGATATAAGGCCAACAAGGTGTCCAGAAATAACAGGATTGAAGGATTGTCCTATTCCATTTGGAATTATCATGCATGATTTACATTATCAAATGGAAGCTCGCAAACAATTTGTTGAACAAAACAATGTCCAGTACATTTTTACCCATTATCGAGATGCATTCCTATCCGGTTACCCGGAATATAAGGATCGAATGATTTGGCTTCCTCATTTTGTAAATATCGACGTATTTAAGGACTACCAATTACCAAAAACTTTAGACTTTTTAATGATGGGAGTTGTGCTGGAATCCGTATACCCTTTAAGGGATCGAATCCTACAACAATTGAGGGAGGATCCTCATTTTACTTATCATCCACACCCGGGTTACCTACATGAAAGTTATGATGAAAATCAATTTTTGGTAGGGACAAGGTATGCAAAGGAGATAAACCAATCAAAAATTTTTTTCACATGTGATTCAATCTATCACTATCCCCTTATGAAATATTATGAAGTATTGGCTTGCAACACCTTACTACTCGCGCCTTCCTCTGCCGAACTTTTCGATTTAGGATTCGTACCTGGTGTTCATTATATTGACATCAACGAAGAAAATTTTATAGAGAAAGCATTCTATTATCTACAAAACTATCAAACTAAGGGAAAAGCGATCGCAAAAAACGGATATAAAATGGTAAGGAAAAAACATTCAGTAACGGTAAGGGCAAAGCAACTAGAAAAACAATTTAAAAAAATTATTGCAAAACAAAAGGAGGAAAAAAGGAAATGA
- a CDS encoding polysaccharide pyruvyl transferase family protein, protein MGNVDITLFIADKEPFFPFYRKLFQMMNKVMKLNNIVISGYYGERNTGDDALLASTAWGCRNIVRANTLQATAIHLPLLDKQCPVTPLFVEKESIKNENLHSLYHHCMAADCIIYGGGSVFHSTDKMARDCDLIDLNKGKGAAAIGVSFGPFRDTAAENTCRRLVEKFSYIGCRDEESVQIINKIAPHVRAERTFDLAPLLLKTCDSFTGVEGERKGLGISLCHYERYIGGDQEIESKRVQKVIDVLNTLSPNDIDELVFIDFNGHELFGDFTIHQEVIRKLNTTIPIKHIKYNHDPIAVLKRIANLKALVGMRLHSAVFGFLTNTPTIIFSYHPKCIGWAEQIGASSSFTIDSQHFQKDQLQMCILDILSGNYTKPTLSLSDSQKLAMKNWEGVLCTMYP, encoded by the coding sequence ATGGGAAACGTGGATATTACCCTATTTATCGCAGATAAAGAACCATTCTTTCCTTTTTATCGTAAACTATTTCAAATGATGAATAAGGTGATGAAATTGAATAATATTGTCATTTCAGGCTATTATGGTGAAAGAAATACAGGGGATGATGCTCTTTTAGCATCCACAGCATGGGGATGTCGAAATATAGTAAGAGCAAATACATTGCAGGCAACGGCTATACATTTGCCATTGTTAGATAAACAATGCCCAGTTACTCCTCTATTTGTTGAAAAAGAGTCGATAAAAAATGAGAACTTACACAGTCTTTATCATCATTGCATGGCTGCTGATTGTATTATCTATGGGGGAGGATCTGTTTTTCATTCGACAGATAAAATGGCAAGAGACTGTGACCTCATTGATTTAAATAAAGGGAAAGGGGCTGCAGCCATTGGAGTGTCCTTTGGACCATTCAGGGATACGGCAGCAGAAAATACTTGTAGAAGATTGGTTGAGAAATTTTCTTATATTGGCTGCAGAGATGAAGAAAGTGTACAAATAATCAATAAGATTGCACCACATGTTAGAGCTGAAAGAACCTTTGATTTAGCCCCATTACTACTTAAAACGTGTGATAGTTTTACAGGGGTGGAAGGAGAGAGGAAAGGGCTTGGGATTTCATTATGTCATTATGAAAGATATATTGGTGGAGATCAGGAAATAGAAAGCAAGAGAGTTCAGAAGGTGATAGATGTATTGAATACCCTTTCTCCTAATGATATAGACGAACTCGTGTTTATCGACTTTAATGGACATGAACTATTTGGCGATTTTACCATTCACCAGGAAGTCATTCGTAAACTCAATACTACTATTCCGATTAAGCATATCAAATATAATCATGACCCGATTGCAGTATTAAAGAGGATAGCGAATTTAAAAGCTCTTGTTGGGATGCGTTTGCATAGTGCCGTATTTGGCTTTTTAACCAATACACCTACCATTATCTTTTCGTATCACCCTAAATGCATCGGCTGGGCAGAACAAATAGGGGCATCCTCATCCTTTACCATTGATTCACAACATTTTCAAAAGGATCAACTTCAAATGTGTATCTTAGATATCTTATCAGGGAACTACACAAAACCAACGCTTTCTCTAAGCGATTCGCAAAAATTAGCAATGAAAAACTGGGAGGGGGTTTTATGTACGATGTATCCATAG
- a CDS encoding glycosyltransferase family 2 protein has product MYDVSIVIPLYNKEKFITRAVNSVLAQTFQNFELIIVDDGSTDRSLEFLTVYGDKRIRIMTQEHLGASCARNRGVMASKSDLIAFLDADDEWMPTFLETIIDLYRTYPGNGAYATSYAVVLPSGKKVFPKFKAIPRFPWSGVLSNYYETVLGELPIISSAIAIPKSTFLEVGGFAEGNHLGEDQDMWFRIAQRFDVVYNNSIEAIYYRGQENSVCADLSILQPYPVIETIKNAWPNQTSNNRKLLEKYLQKLELDFINRLLDANRFDQAHGWLLKCHTKYYKRLKVQLIFKYIWKKFILRL; this is encoded by the coding sequence ATGTACGATGTATCCATAGTCATCCCCTTATATAATAAAGAAAAATTTATTACAAGAGCGGTAAACTCAGTATTAGCACAAACCTTTCAAAATTTCGAACTAATTATTGTGGATGATGGCTCGACAGATAGGAGTTTGGAGTTTCTTACGGTTTATGGTGATAAACGGATTCGGATAATGACCCAAGAACATCTAGGGGCTTCTTGTGCAAGAAATAGAGGTGTGATGGCGTCGAAGTCAGATCTCATTGCATTTCTGGATGCAGATGATGAATGGATGCCCACTTTTCTAGAAACGATTATCGATCTTTATCGAACATATCCAGGAAATGGTGCGTATGCAACCAGTTACGCAGTAGTCCTGCCTTCTGGGAAAAAAGTATTCCCAAAGTTCAAGGCAATTCCAAGGTTTCCCTGGAGTGGTGTCCTTTCAAATTACTATGAAACTGTTCTAGGCGAGTTGCCAATTATCTCATCGGCGATTGCCATCCCGAAGAGCACTTTCTTGGAAGTGGGTGGGTTTGCCGAAGGAAATCATTTGGGTGAAGATCAAGATATGTGGTTCCGGATTGCTCAACGATTTGACGTGGTTTATAATAATTCGATTGAGGCCATTTATTATCGAGGACAGGAAAATAGTGTCTGCGCTGATCTCTCGATCCTACAGCCATACCCTGTTATCGAAACAATCAAGAATGCCTGGCCCAACCAAACCTCAAATAATCGAAAATTATTAGAAAAGTATCTACAAAAGCTTGAATTGGATTTTATTAATAGACTGTTAGATGCGAATCGATTCGATCAGGCGCACGGCTGGTTATTAAAATGCCATACGAAGTATTATAAAAGATTAAAGGTTCAATTAATCTTTAAGTATATTTGGAAAAAATTCATCCTACGACTATAA